Proteins encoded together in one Thermoanaerobaculia bacterium window:
- a CDS encoding M20/M25/M40 family metallo-hydrolase, translating into MTFETSRPIPRETSRRALWRFFAGVAATAVASGAALVRLRPPAPRPATSPARDFSAARARRVLEELAGDGIPHPEGSAEAASVRGRIVAEFRRLGDVAEIQSGFACGGNGVCGSVANVVARRPGEAGRKAVLLSAHFDSVGAGPGASDDGMGVAAILEVARALRAAPLRRPVVFLIDDGEEQGLLGAQAFAAAGGGRGILADVNLEARGTTGPSFLFETSGANRWLARLFSRLSRPTTSSLFSSIYRAMPNDTDLTVFRAHGIAGVNFACVNGVARYHTPKDDVAHADPATLQHQGDNALEIARALDRAPDEPEPGDAVWFDLFGATVVGWPAPATLPAAAAVAVLAAAGIVRQNRKRRTSAGRLALGFAAFPAAILGGIAGAALVSAALRRMGALPAGWIAHPGPAASAIWLGAFLASGTAWGFFGRRAGPSALRSGIAAAWAAASLAAAGLLPGASFPLLVPAAIAAILLAASPTGAGETLLDAAGGFFLLPLAAMLLEVLGFRGAGAIGALLGLVSTLFAARWEELPPRARHRVAALLGAGLALSAAASFLPAPFSPDAPQRATIVALRDADSDASRWIVETDADRLPPPIAAAAPFQRKSPYPWAPGVTGFAAPAPSLAAAPPELRVESDTALSGARRITGRLASPRGATIVRIAFPPAARLRSIAIGGTPVPPLSPAALRRGAGWKSYACVTVPAEGIPVEIVAAPGPLSFVLADRTAVLPPSAGFLASRRGATAVPSQSGDGTIVMKRVTL; encoded by the coding sequence ACGTCGCGGCGCGCGCTGTGGAGGTTCTTCGCCGGCGTGGCCGCGACCGCCGTCGCGAGCGGGGCGGCCCTCGTGCGCCTCCGTCCCCCGGCACCCCGTCCGGCGACTTCCCCCGCGCGCGATTTTTCGGCGGCGCGCGCCCGCCGCGTCCTCGAGGAGCTCGCGGGCGACGGAATTCCCCACCCCGAAGGGAGCGCGGAGGCGGCCTCGGTGCGGGGGCGGATCGTCGCGGAGTTCCGGCGCCTCGGCGACGTCGCCGAGATCCAGTCCGGTTTCGCGTGCGGAGGGAACGGCGTCTGCGGGAGCGTCGCGAACGTCGTCGCCCGTCGCCCCGGCGAAGCGGGGCGGAAAGCCGTTCTTCTCTCCGCCCATTTCGATTCCGTCGGCGCGGGTCCCGGCGCGTCCGACGACGGAATGGGAGTCGCCGCGATCCTGGAGGTCGCGCGGGCCCTCCGGGCGGCGCCCCTTCGCCGTCCCGTGGTCTTCCTGATCGACGACGGCGAAGAGCAGGGGCTCCTCGGGGCGCAGGCGTTCGCCGCGGCCGGAGGCGGGCGCGGAATCCTCGCGGACGTGAATCTCGAGGCGCGCGGGACCACGGGACCCAGCTTCCTCTTCGAGACGAGCGGAGCGAACCGCTGGCTCGCACGCCTCTTTTCCCGCCTCTCCCGCCCGACGACGAGCTCGCTCTTCTCCTCGATCTACCGCGCGATGCCGAACGACACCGACCTGACGGTGTTCCGGGCGCACGGCATCGCGGGCGTCAACTTCGCGTGCGTGAACGGCGTCGCGCGCTACCACACGCCGAAGGACGACGTCGCCCACGCCGACCCCGCGACGCTCCAGCATCAGGGCGACAACGCTCTCGAGATCGCGCGCGCGCTGGACCGGGCGCCGGACGAACCCGAACCCGGCGATGCCGTCTGGTTCGACCTCTTCGGCGCGACCGTCGTCGGATGGCCGGCCCCGGCGACGCTGCCCGCCGCGGCCGCGGTGGCGGTCCTCGCGGCGGCCGGAATCGTCCGCCAGAACCGGAAGCGCCGGACCTCGGCGGGACGTCTCGCGCTCGGCTTCGCGGCGTTCCCGGCGGCGATTCTGGGGGGGATCGCGGGAGCGGCTCTCGTCAGCGCCGCTCTCCGTCGGATGGGGGCGCTCCCCGCGGGATGGATCGCGCATCCGGGGCCCGCGGCCTCCGCGATCTGGCTCGGCGCCTTCCTGGCGTCCGGAACGGCATGGGGGTTCTTCGGCCGCCGCGCCGGACCCTCCGCCCTCCGGAGCGGGATCGCCGCGGCATGGGCGGCGGCTTCCCTCGCCGCGGCCGGTCTCCTTCCCGGAGCGAGCTTTCCTCTCCTCGTTCCGGCCGCAATCGCGGCGATTCTGCTCGCGGCATCCCCGACCGGCGCCGGGGAAACGCTCCTCGATGCCGCCGGGGGATTCTTCCTGCTGCCGCTCGCCGCGATGCTCCTCGAGGTGCTCGGTTTCCGTGGAGCGGGCGCGATCGGCGCCCTTCTCGGACTCGTTTCGACCCTTTTCGCCGCGCGCTGGGAGGAGCTCCCTCCCCGCGCGCGGCATCGCGTCGCGGCTCTCCTCGGCGCGGGACTCGCGCTCTCCGCCGCGGCTTCCTTCCTGCCCGCGCCGTTTTCTCCCGACGCTCCGCAGCGCGCGACGATCGTCGCGCTTCGCGACGCGGACTCGGACGCGTCGCGGTGGATCGTGGAGACGGACGCCGACCGGCTGCCCCCGCCCATCGCCGCCGCGGCGCCCTTCCAGCGGAAGAGCCCGTATCCGTGGGCGCCCGGCGTGACGGGCTTCGCCGCGCCCGCCCCGTCTCTGGCCGCCGCCCCTCCCGAGCTCCGCGTCGAGAGCGACACGGCCCTTTCGGGCGCGCGCCGGATCACCGGCCGGCTCGCCTCTCCCCGCGGGGCGACGATCGTGCGGATCGCGTTTCCCCCGGCGGCCCGGCTCCGGTCGATCGCGATCGGCGGGACGCCGGTTCCCCCGCTCTCTCCCGCCGCGCTCCGGCGGGGCGCCGGATGGAAGAGCTACGCCTGCGTCACGGTTCCCGCCGAGGGAATTCCGGTCGAGATCGTCGCCGCGCCCGGGCCCCTTTCGTTCGTCCTCGCCGACCGGACGGCCGTTCTCCCTCCGTCGGCCGGGTTCCTCGCGTCGCGCCGAGGCGCCACGGCAGTCCCGAGCCAGTCGGGAGACGGGACGATCGTCATGAAGCGGGTGACGCTGTAG